The segment CGTCGAGCACGCCGTCGGTCGGCACGTCGTAGCCGTAACGCGCGAGCTTGAGCTGCAGTTCGCGCACATCGACCAGTGCGTGCGGATCTCGACCGCCGAGCCGCGTGGCCACGGTTGCATCGTCCGGCCATGCACCGACACCGACCTGTGCAAGCGCATGCCACGGGAACAGCGGCCCGGGATCGATCTTGCGTTGCGGGGCGATGTCGCTGTGCCCGACCACGCGCGTCGGCGGGATCGCGTAGCGTGCGACGATGTCCTTCGACAGACGGGTCAGTGCTTCGACCTGTTCGGGCGGATACGGCTGCCAGGTGCGATTCTGCGGATCGAGCGGGCCGCGGTTCACGTTCTCGATGCCGATCGACGCCGCGTTCAGTTCGGTCGTGCCCTGCCACTCGCTGACGCCCGCATGCCATGCGCGTTCCGATTCCGGAACGAGCTGGTAGACGACGGGCATCCCGTCTTCGATGCGCGGCTGCGGCGGCACGACGTAATGCACGCTGACCGAATCGCCCGTCAGCGTGCGCAGCGACTTCGCTTCGTCGCTTTCGGTGTAATGCATCACGAGAAAGCGGATCCGCGAATCGGCACCGCGCGCTTGCAGGCTCGTGTCGGCGTAGTAGGTGCCGCGTTCGACGAGCGACGGCGACGTGCAGGCAGCCAGCAGGCATAACACGGCGCATGATGCGCCGAGGCGAAACGGGGTCATCGGTCGCGAGTTCCGGAGAACCGCGTGCCGCATCGCAGCGCGGCACGCGTCGTTCGGGTCATCCCGGGCCCGCGCACATCGCGCGAGACGGGTT is part of the Burkholderia pyrrocinia genome and harbors:
- a CDS encoding N-acetylmuramoyl-L-alanine amidase, with product MTPFRLGASCAVLCLLAACTSPSLVERGTYYADTSLQARGADSRIRFLVMHYTESDEAKSLRTLTGDSVSVHYVVPPQPRIEDGMPVVYQLVPESERAWHAGVSEWQGTTELNAASIGIENVNRGPLDPQNRTWQPYPPEQVEALTRLSKDIVARYAIPPTRVVGHSDIAPQRKIDPGPLFPWHALAQVGVGAWPDDATVATRLGGRDPHALVDVRELQLKLARYGYDVPTDGVLDARTRRVFAAFQMHFRPSDYAGNPDAESDAIAQALLDKYFPGTQPADNAPAAGAP